Proteins from a genomic interval of Pseudomonas asplenii:
- a CDS encoding MFS transporter, producing the protein MLSSSQSSPVNQGSTGGGIAAKLRGAMAVGSTRWGMLALVFFATTLNYIDRAALGVMQPILAKEMSWTAMDYANINFWFQVGYAVGFVLQGRMIDRLGVKKVFFCAVLLWSLATGAHGLATSAVGFMICRFILGLTEAANYPACVKTTRLWFPAGERAVATGIFNAGTNVGAMFTPMLLPIVLQVWGWQAAFLCMAALGGIWLLFWGLKYFNPEDHPSVKTSELAYIQKDAEPEQPGVPFSRILRMRGTWAFALAYSLTAPVFWFYLYWLPPFLNQQYNLGISVTQMGIPLIIIYLTADFGSVGGGILSSFMIGRGINPIRARLLSMLLFACCIIGVVMAAGSSHLWVAVGAISLAIGAHQAWTANIWSLVMDYTPKHMVSTVFGFGGMCAAIGGMFMTQLVGHVLTITNNNYTVLFTMIPAMYFLALTWMYFMAPRKIPNLAD; encoded by the coding sequence ATGCTTTCATCCTCACAAAGCTCCCCTGTGAACCAGGGCAGCACCGGCGGCGGCATTGCCGCCAAACTTCGCGGCGCAATGGCCGTCGGCTCGACCCGCTGGGGCATGCTGGCCCTGGTGTTTTTCGCCACCACCCTGAACTACATCGACCGTGCCGCCCTGGGCGTCATGCAGCCCATCCTCGCCAAGGAAATGAGCTGGACGGCGATGGACTACGCCAACATCAACTTCTGGTTCCAGGTCGGCTATGCCGTCGGCTTCGTCCTGCAGGGCCGGATGATCGACCGGCTCGGTGTGAAGAAGGTGTTCTTCTGCGCCGTATTGCTGTGGAGCCTGGCAACCGGCGCCCATGGCCTGGCGACTTCGGCCGTGGGCTTCATGATCTGCCGTTTCATCCTCGGCCTGACCGAAGCCGCCAACTACCCGGCCTGCGTGAAGACCACCCGGTTGTGGTTCCCCGCTGGCGAGCGTGCGGTGGCCACCGGCATCTTCAACGCCGGGACCAACGTCGGGGCAATGTTCACGCCGATGCTGCTGCCGATCGTCCTGCAGGTCTGGGGCTGGCAGGCAGCCTTCCTGTGCATGGCAGCGCTGGGCGGCATCTGGCTGCTGTTCTGGGGCCTGAAATACTTCAACCCGGAAGATCACCCCTCGGTGAAAACCTCGGAGCTGGCGTACATCCAGAAGGACGCTGAGCCGGAACAACCTGGCGTACCGTTTTCGCGCATCCTGCGCATGCGCGGCACCTGGGCCTTTGCCCTGGCCTATTCGCTGACCGCACCAGTGTTCTGGTTCTACCTGTACTGGTTGCCGCCGTTCCTCAACCAGCAATACAACCTGGGCATCAGCGTGACGCAGATGGGTATCCCGCTGATCATCATCTACCTGACTGCCGACTTCGGTAGCGTCGGGGGCGGCATCCTGTCGTCGTTCATGATCGGTCGTGGCATCAACCCGATCCGCGCCCGCCTGCTGTCGATGCTGCTGTTCGCCTGCTGCATCATCGGCGTGGTCATGGCGGCCGGCTCCAGCCATCTGTGGGTTGCGGTGGGAGCGATCTCCCTGGCAATCGGCGCGCACCAGGCCTGGACCGCGAACATCTGGAGCCTGGTGATGGACTACACGCCCAAGCACATGGTGAGCACGGTGTTCGGTTTTGGTGGCATGTGTGCGGCGATCGGCGGGATGTTCATGACGCAGTTGGTGGGCCATGTCCTGACCATCACCAATAACAACTACACGGTGCTGTTCACCATGATTCCGGCGATGTATTTCCTGGCGCTGACCTGGATGTACTTCATGGCGCCGCGCAAGATCCCGAATCTGGCTGACTGA
- the pcaG gene encoding protocatechuate 3,4-dioxygenase subunit alpha, whose product MPVQLLMETPSQTAGPYVHIGLALAAAGNPPRPEEIWNRMASPEAPGEHILLFGNVYDGNGHLVRDSFLEFWQANHEGVYDSEFDSEKPFNSFGRTATTFDAGEWTLETIKPGVVNNAAGVPMAPHINVSLFARGINIHLQTRLYFSDEAEANAKCPVINLIEQPQRRETLIAQRCEVNGRTAYRFDIRIQGEGETVFFDF is encoded by the coding sequence ATGCCTGTTCAATTGCTCATGGAAACCCCGTCCCAGACCGCTGGCCCCTACGTGCATATCGGCCTGGCGCTGGCGGCTGCCGGCAACCCGCCACGGCCCGAGGAAATCTGGAACCGGATGGCCAGTCCCGAGGCGCCTGGTGAACATATCCTGCTGTTCGGCAATGTCTACGATGGCAACGGCCACCTGGTGCGCGACTCCTTCCTGGAGTTCTGGCAGGCCAACCATGAAGGTGTCTACGACAGCGAATTCGATTCGGAGAAGCCCTTCAACAGTTTTGGCCGTACTGCGACCACCTTCGATGCGGGGGAGTGGACTCTGGAAACCATCAAGCCGGGGGTGGTGAACAACGCTGCTGGCGTGCCGATGGCACCGCATATCAACGTTTCGCTGTTTGCCCGGGGGATCAATATCCACCTGCAGACCCGCCTGTACTTCTCCGACGAGGCTGAAGCCAACGCCAAATGCCCGGTGATCAACCTGATCGAGCAGCCGCAGCGTCGGGAAACCTTGATTGCCCAGCGTTGCGAGGTGAATGGACGGACGGCCTATCGGTTCGATATCCGCATCCAGGGTGAGGGCGAGACGGTGTTCTTCGACTTCTGA